Within Acanthochromis polyacanthus isolate Apoly-LR-REF ecotype Palm Island chromosome 3, KAUST_Apoly_ChrSc, whole genome shotgun sequence, the genomic segment TGCAAAGAATCTAACCATCGGTCTAAGAGTTTGACAGGCTAAGCGAGCGATCTGTTGGACATTTAGTCAACTGATATGAAGAAAGTGACtaacagttttttaaataacattttgtcTAGCTGAATGAAATGCATAACTAAATGCTTACTTCATTATGAGATTTTACAGCACAAATAATAAATTAcacactttgtatttttttctctttccccaactaaaaataaataaataaagtcatcAGAACTTCTCAATTTGTAAAGAATTACAGATGAAGACTGAAACTTATCActtattttaaatgacatatGAGAAGAGCTGGATTTGTTAGCACAGTTGAAATTTTAATGTTAACTGCTGATAATTAAAATAACTAAAGCTGACTGACTTGGAATGCTTACATATGTAGAATAATGTAAGTTTATCACTGTGTTGGTTGGGTGTGAGCTTAAATGAATGCATACTATCATCCATTTTTCTCTTCGCTTCTTTGATACTGGTCTCCAGTGGTGATCAGTTCAACTGTTTACgacaaatttttttgaaaaatagaagtagtgtattttttttcttagcaCTTCTCCTCAACGCTGCATTGTCCCTGCGGTGTTCATTAAAATCTTTTCCAATGTAGCCGGAACATCTGCTCCCTCCTCACTCCACTGGCACTGGAAATTTAATCTGATTCCGTTGATTACAGTCTTAAGTGTTCAGCTGTGTGATATGCTGTCGTGTGCAATGAGAACAAATATGCAGAAAAACACTCTTATAGGTTAAATTAGATATGTAACCGTTATCCTCACAAACCATTGCAACCATTCTGAATTTAACTTTAAGATTTAAATTCCTAAATACCTCTGGTGCCTGTCATGATATGCAGTTCTACTCCAATAGACCTGAAGACAATTGACTGATCCGGAGGACTCACTACCCTCTAAAGATGTTCTTTATATTATTTGACCGTTTTGATCCATGTTGATGAAAAGACCATCCGGTTTTGCTCACCACACCAAGCAAAGATGGCAGGTTAGATAAGGTGACTGCTGGAGGAAACTAACAGTTCAGAGATTAACTAATGATAAGTTACCATGGAGCTGCAATTCAACCTGAAACAAACAGAATTCTGGGAGGTTTCATGTACCATAAGGGAGTGAAGGCAAACTGCTTTGAAATACTGTCCTTATTCATCGCTGTATCTGTATGTTTTGGCAGGTCTGATTAAATCATGGATAACAGCAGTTTGGGATGGCTCGGAGATGCTAACACGTCCCTTCAGATTGAGCTTCAGCCGTGTACTACATCAAGGAACCAGATTGCACGCGTTTTCCTGTATGCCTTCCTGTCTGTTGGCATCATCTGCACGGTGGTGGGCAACTTCCTGGTGGTCTTGTCCATCGCTTACTTCAAGCAACTGCAGTCCCCGACAAACTCTTTCGTCATGTCCCTGGCAGTGGCCGACTGTCTCGTTGGCCTAGTAGTTATGCCGTACAGTATGATCCGGACCGTGGAGGGATGCTGGTACTTTGGTTCCCTTTTCTGTCAGCTTCACTCCAGCCTAGACGTCATGCTCTGCACTGCTTCCATATTCCATCTCAGCTGCATTGCCTTTGACCGCTACTATGCCGTCTGCAACCCCTTGGTTTACTCCTTAAAGATGTCCCCCAGTCGGGTGGCTCTCCTCATTGCCGTATGTTGGGCTGTTCCCATGCTCATTTCATTTGGCCCCATTATGCTCGATCTTCACGTTGCTGATGTCGACATATTGCTTCCTCAAGATGCGTGCGTGTTCTTGGTCAGTCGCATTTACGCTGTCATGGCTTCATTGGTAGCCTTTTACCTGCCCATGGCTATCATGCTGGTGGCCTACTGGAAGATCTTCAAAGCTGCAAAACGACAGGCCAGGCAGATCAGCGCCATGGAGAGCCAGATGGCTGCTGGAGTGGGCAAAGACTCaagcaagaaaaagaaacaccgtAACACCAtgaagagggagaggaaggcaGCAAAAACTTTAGGAATCATTATGGGAGTTTTCCTTCTCTTCTGGATGCCCTTCTTTACAGTCAACATTGTGGACCCGTTCATTGACTACAGCACAGAGGTGGTCGTCTGGGATATATTTCTGTGGTTAGGATATATCAACTCATCTCTAAATCCCTTCCTGTACGGCTTCTTCAACCGTTCCTTTCGTAGGGCATTCCTTATGTTCATGGGCTGCAGGGTATGCATGTCTGGATCATCCCCTGGGATGGAGTTATCGCACACTAGGAAAGAGGCAaatgaatgtgcagatcaaccaTGAAATAAAGATAATATGTGGACATTTTATGTGGGTCTAGAAAGATGAGAGTACAGTGAGGGCAGGATTTTTGTGAATCAGTGGCTCTGTTAAAACCAGAATTTCTGTTACCAGCCAGACAAAATATGTTTGAGGCAGTGAAAATGATTAACTGTGAGTTATAACACTAATGAGGTGCGACTGCCAACAGCCATGCCTTCGACCGTGATGTATGAAATCACCTGTTTGGCTTCCAAGTGCGTGCTCTGTGGCACAAACATTGTGTGAGAGAAAAAGAATCAAGTTTGATTCTGCCACAACAGCTTTCCCCAGTACTGGCACTTAAACGTAAATTAACTTTGGGTAACTTCCACGTATTTCCCTGATTCTGTTGTCCAAAGTAGGAAATGTATCAGTGATAGTAGTAGTTTGACTCGATGTCCACCTACCAGACAGTCAACATGTATCGCTATAATATATTTATGtctaaaacatgtttctttgttgAAGTACAACTGTTCAAATGACTGATGTGTATGTATACCCACAATCAAAACTGTTGTATGACCATTATGACAAATCGATATTGATGGTGATAAACTTTCAGTAACGGAAAAGGAAGCTTCAGAATATCCAAAATGGAACCAAATGAAGCTTTGAAAGtgtttaaagtgatttttttccctcatctACAACTAATGATAAAGAAGACAAAACTACACCTAAAACACCGACAAGAGGTtttatgtgacagaaaacaattCCCAAGGCTGAAATGAAAGTAGAAAGGTTGGAAGATATGCAAGGCAAGACTTGAAGACGCTACATGAAGCTTCACTTGGACGATTTACAgctcaggtaaaaaaaaaaatactgatgcttttgattctgtatttttcttttgaccCCGTCAAATGGATTCCAAGTCCCAGAATTGTAGACTTTTGGCATCATCACCTAACCTGACTGTAATATAGATGAGTTTCATTTTAACCAGAAATCATATAACAAAAGTTcaaattgaggaaaaaaatgatttgaattGAAAACACAGGTCTAATACTAGTATATAATAAACAGTAATGGTGTAACCTCTTTGTTTTGTGGATAACTACAATTTGTCTTGCTGTCATTAATTAGAAAAATATCTCATGATTTGGAGTTCTTTCAGAGAGAACAGAAACCATGCAGGTAGAGGGTAAGCAGGCGAGCCAGATGTTTATGCAACTGCAAGACTGACTGAACTGACGGGAGAAATGCACGCACGTCTGAAGGTAGGTGTAAGTAAAATGGTTCAAAGGCAGAATGAAAAGCGCAGCACAAATCTGTGTCCCTAATTCTATTTACACTGGCAGCCTGCGTCGTGTGGTTTGCTTGTTTTACTGGTAACGCAATTAGTGCCTGAGCTTGCCAGCAACAATTATTGCTCCATTACGGGTGcattttttgaaaaggctacagTTTCGAGAAGGAcgaaggagaaaaaaattaagGCCCTCTGAATGCACAGTAGCTGCTTCATGAAAATCAAAATCTCCCTGTGATAGATGTTACACCAAGTTGATAATGAGATTAATTATtctcagaatttgtcagaaaattaacATGAATTGATCAAAGTTATGTTCTCCTCTAAACTAGATCTGCTTGAAACTTAAATAATTTTACAGCATGTTGCTCTTCTATCCTTTTAggaattaataataattaatagaTTTACACATTCCTACACAGTCCACTTCAAACACTGTATCTTACTATACAGTGTATCCACAATGAATCCAGCATGAGGATACAAACACGTTCAAACACCTATTTTATTGTAAGCAAtaagccaaaaagaaaaaacaaacaaacaaacagagttGTTTGTAGAATAAGTTTGCAGGAATCCTGAAGATTTTGATTGTGAGGATTTCATGGGTAAGAATAGCGCTGCTTGTTAATCATTCactgtaatgtaaaataaagcataaaaatgcAAACGCACAGTTAGTTTTAACATATTTTGGGATGTTTTAGAGATTAAATTAACTTAATTAGTTTGATGTGCTCGTGTTATATAAGCCTCTTGGTGTGTCTGGCATCACATTGCATGAATTCAAGATAATTTAATCACACAAATCGTGGGTATAAACACCATTTACTATTCAGTTAGGGGAGTGTTTTGAAGTCCTTGTACAGACTGAAAACGAGGAGTATCCCTCAGATCATATGTTTAATCCTGAGATGCacaagtgattggaccctacagtCTTCCATAAgcgggtcaaaaatgacttgtATTAGAATCATTGtgttttaatgccatttttgtcattttgtttcaaaattctaatttgtatttttacttgtactgggggctgcacagtggacagtggttagcactttcgccttgcagcaagaagatccctggttcaaatcctggcctgggcctgggatctttctgcatggagtttgcatgttctccctgtgcatgcgtgggttttctctgggtactccggcttcctcccacagtccaaaaatatgctgaggttaattgataactctaaattgcccgtaggtgtgaatgcgagtgtgattgtttgtctgtatatgtagccctgtgacagactggcgacctgtccagggtgtcccctgccttcacccgagtcagctgggataggctccagcgccccccgcgaccctagtgaggataaagcggtgtatagaggatggatggatggacttgtACTGTTGTCCACACAGGAATGATTTCAtgcttgaaatatgtttatttttgattttataacagattttgaacattttgataattgaaaaagaagaatattacacagaacagcagtagaagaatgtcaacatccattttttaaaaacatttttccactctttttctCTAACTGTTGCTACTCTCtgtccctccaagtttgtgcatcacctcttttatgattattatcagtgataaagtgctggggtagtaatacaaacattacagtttctttaaaaatgtaaaatgtgactaaaaaaaaatagatataatgatatcaaaaaatgaa encodes:
- the LOC110966541 gene encoding 5-hydroxytryptamine receptor 4 — its product is MDNSSLGWLGDANTSLQIELQPCTTSRNQIARVFLYAFLSVGIICTVVGNFLVVLSIAYFKQLQSPTNSFVMSLAVADCLVGLVVMPYSMIRTVEGCWYFGSLFCQLHSSLDVMLCTASIFHLSCIAFDRYYAVCNPLVYSLKMSPSRVALLIAVCWAVPMLISFGPIMLDLHVADVDILLPQDACVFLVSRIYAVMASLVAFYLPMAIMLVAYWKIFKAAKRQARQISAMESQMAAGVGKDSSKKKKHRNTMKRERKAAKTLGIIMGVFLLFWMPFFTVNIVDPFIDYSTEVVVWDIFLWLGYINSSLNPFLYGFFNRSFRRAFLMFMGCRVCMSGSSPGMELSHTRKEANECADQP